From a region of the Paenibacillus sp. FSL R10-2734 genome:
- a CDS encoding DEAD/DEAH box helicase — protein sequence MNMHLRTMTIRLTLSQYGDALLYGMNEREDLVPGLQLKQRLFAWHEASFYGTELTVQPAGKGVELVILPAEQVIPFFAEQKLLVHIQWIWEGDAAHLTELAPLLAVCLENKQYIPDLSVYRAGRLQWSWDEEALAQVAVEYDTAKGALEALNGGSEFSVGLRAAFSAAVSQRYYSTEAEAGDLRSEFPLLFDRSGALAAGMDTAAWLIAIGWKADTAPFRPALQLLEPEGDESPWRLQLILQDKRDESALVPIRLADDGEPHGLWPTAWSAHVHERAAGWLERLRGSLPPERFAAGGDVLAEPLSDAIAWRFLTAESQRLLEAGWQVLLPAWWEAASRKKPRLRAKISSGENQRGGESLFGLDSIIDFDWRISIGDADLTEAEFAELVARGERLVRFKGKWVSLDPTLLAQIQRAMAGMDKSQGLSFQDVLQLHLLGSGEEAGAEAAEEQLQEDAARLRLEVELNEHLISLIGQLGQRSQWPKPAVPAGLKAELRTYQHEGYAWLTFLRQFGLGACLADDMGLGKTVQLIAYLLHIKENTDASSSRRQTDPPGWPALIICPTSVLGNWQKELQRFAPSLNVMLHYGSRRLDAGFFYGAASQADVVLTSYATAALDQELLKEFTWAAICLDEAQNIKNAQTKQSAAVRSFPALHRIALTGTPIENRLSELWSIYDFITPGYLGSAKSFNDRFSNAIEKERDEKRTADLQNLVKPFMLRRKKKDPNIQLDLPDKNEMKTYVHLTAEQAALYDQTVNGLLERMQKLEGIERKGAILGALTGLKQLCDHPMLVTKEALPETDSDNKLDTNLLINRSSKLERLLDMVKELREEDERCLIFTQYVGMGKMLQAVLQQELGEPVLYLNGSTSKQARDRMIERFQTPAPSADEGPKLPDTPPSDQPNVFILSLKAGGVGLNLTAANHVFHFDRWWNPAVENQATDRAYRMGQTRDVQVHKFIALGTLEEKIDEMLESKQQLSDNVISSSEGWITELSTEALKDLFTLRRGLTD from the coding sequence ATGAATATGCATTTGCGTACGATGACCATCCGGCTTACTTTAAGCCAGTATGGCGACGCTTTATTATATGGAATGAACGAAAGGGAAGATCTCGTGCCCGGTCTGCAGCTTAAGCAGCGGCTATTCGCCTGGCATGAGGCGTCTTTTTATGGTACGGAATTAACCGTTCAACCAGCTGGCAAAGGTGTTGAGCTAGTAATTCTTCCTGCTGAGCAGGTGATTCCCTTCTTTGCAGAGCAGAAGCTTCTAGTGCATATCCAATGGATCTGGGAGGGCGATGCGGCTCATCTGACTGAGCTGGCGCCACTTTTGGCTGTATGTCTGGAGAACAAACAGTATATACCCGATCTATCTGTTTACCGTGCCGGGAGACTGCAATGGAGTTGGGACGAGGAAGCTCTAGCGCAGGTGGCAGTGGAGTATGACACTGCGAAGGGGGCCCTTGAGGCGCTAAATGGCGGGAGCGAATTTAGCGTCGGCTTACGCGCGGCGTTCTCCGCCGCCGTATCGCAGAGGTATTACAGCACGGAGGCCGAGGCAGGCGACCTCCGGAGCGAATTTCCGCTTCTATTCGATAGAAGCGGGGCCCTTGCAGCGGGCATGGATACCGCTGCATGGCTTATCGCCATTGGCTGGAAGGCGGATACCGCGCCTTTCCGGCCAGCACTTCAGCTGCTGGAACCGGAAGGGGATGAATCCCCTTGGCGGCTGCAGCTGATCCTTCAGGACAAGCGCGATGAATCCGCGCTTGTTCCCATCAGGCTCGCCGATGACGGCGAGCCGCACGGCTTGTGGCCGACAGCATGGTCGGCCCACGTGCACGAGCGAGCCGCCGGATGGCTGGAGCGCCTCCGCGGCAGTCTGCCGCCCGAGCGGTTCGCGGCGGGCGGCGACGTGCTGGCCGAACCGCTCAGCGATGCCATCGCTTGGCGGTTCTTGACGGCCGAGAGCCAGCGGCTGCTCGAAGCAGGCTGGCAAGTGCTGCTGCCGGCGTGGTGGGAAGCCGCCAGCCGGAAAAAGCCGCGCCTCCGCGCCAAGATCAGCTCCGGCGAAAACCAACGCGGCGGCGAGTCGCTCTTCGGTCTCGATTCGATCATCGATTTCGATTGGCGAATCTCCATCGGCGACGCTGATCTCACCGAAGCTGAATTTGCCGAGTTGGTCGCAAGAGGAGAACGGCTCGTCCGCTTCAAGGGCAAGTGGGTCTCGCTCGATCCCACGCTGCTGGCGCAAATTCAAAGAGCCATGGCCGGAATGGACAAATCGCAAGGCTTGTCCTTCCAAGACGTGCTTCAGCTTCATTTGCTAGGATCCGGGGAGGAAGCAGGCGCTGAAGCTGCGGAAGAGCAGCTTCAAGAGGATGCGGCCCGCCTACGTCTAGAGGTAGAGCTAAACGAGCATTTGATCAGCCTCATCGGTCAGCTCGGGCAGCGCTCGCAATGGCCAAAGCCTGCGGTGCCCGCAGGACTCAAGGCAGAGCTGCGCACCTATCAGCATGAAGGATATGCTTGGCTGACTTTCCTGCGTCAATTCGGTTTAGGTGCTTGTCTAGCCGATGATATGGGACTAGGTAAAACCGTCCAACTCATCGCATATTTACTTCACATCAAAGAGAATACAGATGCTAGCTCATCCCGTCGGCAGACCGACCCACCGGGTTGGCCTGCTCTGATCATCTGCCCTACCTCCGTGCTGGGCAACTGGCAGAAGGAATTGCAGCGCTTCGCGCCTTCTTTAAACGTTATGCTTCACTACGGAAGTCGCCGTCTGGACGCAGGATTCTTTTATGGCGCAGCTTCGCAAGCGGATGTGGTACTCACCTCTTATGCAACTGCGGCGCTTGATCAGGAACTACTGAAGGAGTTCACTTGGGCGGCGATTTGCCTCGATGAAGCTCAAAATATCAAAAACGCTCAAACGAAGCAATCTGCAGCTGTGCGCAGCTTCCCAGCTTTGCACCGAATTGCGCTAACAGGAACACCTATTGAGAACAGATTATCCGAGCTGTGGTCCATTTATGATTTTATAACCCCAGGTTATCTGGGCAGCGCCAAATCCTTTAACGACCGATTCAGCAATGCCATTGAGAAGGAACGTGACGAGAAACGTACAGCGGACCTACAGAATCTGGTAAAGCCGTTCATGCTGCGCCGTAAGAAAAAGGATCCTAACATCCAGCTCGATTTGCCCGATAAAAATGAGATGAAAACCTATGTTCATCTTACAGCTGAGCAAGCTGCGCTCTATGATCAGACCGTAAACGGACTGTTGGAACGCATGCAAAAGCTGGAAGGCATTGAGCGCAAGGGGGCCATTCTTGGTGCTTTGACCGGACTTAAGCAGCTATGTGATCATCCGATGCTTGTGACCAAGGAAGCCCTCCCTGAAACAGATTCAGACAACAAACTGGATACCAATCTACTCATTAACCGTTCTTCCAAACTCGAAAGATTGCTGGATATGGTTAAGGAGCTGCGTGAGGAGGATGAGCGCTGTCTCATCTTCACTCAATATGTAGGTATGGGAAAAATGCTTCAGGCTGTTCTACAGCAGGAGCTCGGAGAGCCTGTCCTTTATTTGAACGGAAGCACCTCCAAACAGGCGCGCGACCGAATGATTGAGCGATTTCAGACGCCCGCACCTTCTGCGGACGAAGGGCCCAAACTTCCAGACACACCACCGTCTGATCAGCCGAATGTATTCATCCTTTCACTCAAAGCTGGGGGTGTCGGTTTGAACTTAACCGCAGCCAACCACGTATTCCACTTTGATCGCTGGTGGAATCCAGCCGTTGAGAATCAGGCGACTGACCGTGCTTACCGCATGGGCCAGACACGTGATGTACAGGTGCATAAATTCATCGCCCTCGGGACGCTCGAAGAAAAGATTGATGAGATGCTGGAGAGTAAGCAGCAGCTAAGCGACAATGTCATCTCCAGCTCCGAAGGCTGGATTACCGAGCTCTCTACTGAGGCACTGAAAGACCTGTTTACATTGCGACGAGGCTTAACAGACTAA
- a CDS encoding Hsp20/alpha crystallin family protein gives MFDLVPFSKRRDDAFGMLAKSLNDVFNDDFFAPIKSSTMSFRTDIRESEQAYLIEAELPGFKKEEIDIDYASPYLTIKAVRKEENAEENKEHQIVRRERRYGEYVRRFYVQDIAEEGIRASLKDGMLTLEVPKRQKTQGKRFEIQDSDSMGLQSE, from the coding sequence ATGTTTGATTTGGTTCCTTTTAGTAAACGTAGAGATGATGCTTTTGGTATGCTGGCTAAGTCCTTAAATGATGTTTTTAATGATGATTTTTTTGCACCGATCAAGAGCTCCACGATGTCCTTCAGAACGGATATTCGCGAGAGTGAGCAGGCTTACCTAATTGAAGCTGAACTTCCGGGCTTTAAAAAAGAAGAAATCGACATTGATTATGCCAGCCCTTACTTGACGATTAAAGCAGTTCGTAAGGAAGAGAATGCCGAGGAGAATAAAGAACATCAGATTGTACGTAGAGAACGCCGATATGGTGAATATGTTCGTAGATTCTATGTTCAGGATATTGCAGAGGAAGGTATTCGTGCTTCATTGAAAGACGGTATGCTGACGCTGGAAGTTCCAAAACGGCAAAAAACGCAAGGTAAACGCTTCGAGATTCAAGATAGCGATTCTATGGGTTTGCAGTCTGAATAA
- a CDS encoding SWIM zinc finger family protein — translation MQPTYTMDDTQWSKLIQNVAYYFDDLTLKRGFQYYKQSRIRSFSMTEPSKINALVEGREDYRVSIDLDSFTRCHCNCPVSGHCKHMAAVLLSYAEQQNRSVQVLANAKAASFLPKISSTSTSSAGANGKYQQQLKEHAGRIADGGITEWREYFAFCITPLAHTTRNPEYVDRALSSITKFKPKLSPEMDKLFTLHAHLFLLEKLAKPSANLPGQVAFTSSLGYYTQVAVSELQEAITRLLKSTLPLSPEQEKEQDLWSHVIETLSYLRREMLTESRDRLRDQPSFSLCYDLLWRNWIYPNTGGTKLYLDEIKQLQQAESELGASLSRHAWLLAQSRMYFYLKDDQKAWELLNKAAERPGLHPDELMSFTSPLLDAGEWSRLVGWLVQIGPLLSSRLYNLNSYSTSWEEAVRHLPEAEPQMWNTLATMLPISGEVYEEKLIAYEKWQTWMDYQLSIGKQPSEFRVADLQPMEKNAPEVLLPFYHQAAERFVLDKNRHSYKAAVKLLKRLSKLYKKMKQEERWEEFLDAFTTRHSRLRALQEELRKGKLIP, via the coding sequence ATGCAACCAACCTATACTATGGATGATACGCAGTGGAGTAAGCTCATCCAGAATGTCGCCTATTATTTCGATGACCTTACCCTCAAACGAGGGTTCCAATATTATAAGCAAAGCCGTATTCGTTCGTTCTCCATGACGGAGCCATCTAAGATAAATGCCCTTGTTGAAGGTAGAGAGGATTACCGTGTTTCCATTGATCTGGATAGCTTCACTCGCTGTCATTGTAACTGCCCTGTTTCAGGTCATTGCAAGCATATGGCAGCCGTGCTACTAAGTTATGCTGAACAACAGAATCGCTCTGTACAAGTGCTAGCTAACGCCAAGGCCGCATCTTTTCTCCCAAAAATATCAAGCACAAGCACTTCCTCTGCCGGAGCAAATGGAAAGTACCAGCAGCAGCTTAAAGAGCATGCCGGCCGGATCGCTGATGGAGGAATCACGGAGTGGCGCGAGTATTTTGCATTCTGCATCACGCCTTTAGCGCATACCACCCGGAATCCTGAATATGTAGATCGAGCCTTATCTTCCATTACAAAATTTAAGCCGAAGTTATCACCGGAAATGGACAAGCTATTCACCCTGCATGCCCATCTTTTCCTTCTAGAAAAGCTGGCTAAGCCTTCCGCCAATCTACCCGGTCAGGTCGCTTTTACCTCATCACTCGGCTATTACACGCAAGTAGCGGTCTCAGAGCTACAGGAAGCAATTACTCGTCTGTTAAAAAGCACACTCCCGCTATCTCCCGAGCAAGAGAAAGAGCAAGACTTGTGGTCGCATGTCATCGAGACCCTCTCCTATTTGCGGCGCGAGATGTTGACGGAGTCGCGTGATCGCTTGCGGGATCAGCCGTCTTTTTCACTGTGCTATGACCTGCTGTGGAGAAACTGGATTTATCCGAATACAGGTGGGACTAAGCTTTACCTGGATGAAATCAAACAGCTTCAGCAGGCAGAAAGTGAATTAGGCGCTTCCCTGTCACGACATGCGTGGCTGTTAGCCCAGAGCCGCATGTATTTTTATCTGAAGGATGACCAAAAGGCTTGGGAATTACTGAATAAGGCCGCCGAGCGCCCGGGTCTCCATCCCGATGAGCTTATGAGCTTCACTTCCCCGCTTCTGGATGCAGGTGAATGGTCACGCTTGGTGGGTTGGCTTGTTCAGATCGGTCCACTGCTGAGCAGCAGACTCTATAATCTGAATAGCTATTCGACCAGCTGGGAAGAAGCCGTTCGTCACCTTCCTGAAGCGGAGCCGCAGATGTGGAATACGCTAGCCACTATGTTACCTATCTCTGGTGAAGTATACGAAGAGAAGCTAATTGCCTATGAGAAATGGCAGACATGGATGGATTATCAGCTGTCCATCGGGAAACAGCCTTCCGAATTTCGTGTTGCAGACCTCCAGCCTATGGAGAAAAATGCACCCGAAGTTCTGCTGCCCTTCTACCATCAGGCCGCCGAAAGATTTGTGCTGGATAAGAATAGACACAGCTACAAGGCGGCTGTGAAACTTTTGAAGCGATTATCCAAGCTGTATAAAAAAATGAAACAAGAAGAACGGTGGGAAGAGTTCCTCGATGCCTTCACCACTAGGCACAGCAGGCTCCGCGCGCTGCAAGAGGAGCTTCGGAAAGGAAAGCTAATACCATGA
- a CDS encoding LytTR family transcriptional regulator DNA-binding domain-containing protein, protein MKLMVVKLHNRTGEDTDFVDIDINDVNYFDLWEKSSGQILAFHTSEGSYLALSTLKEAHAVFRIYGFELFDRSTGVNKHKVRDTELIEDGSIVNFKDGSHVIVRKKIY, encoded by the coding sequence ATGAAGTTAATGGTAGTGAAACTGCACAATAGGACTGGTGAAGACACTGATTTTGTTGATATTGATATCAATGATGTGAATTATTTTGATCTATGGGAAAAAAGTTCCGGTCAAATCCTCGCATTTCACACATCTGAAGGATCTTATCTTGCTTTATCTACTCTAAAAGAAGCACATGCAGTATTCAGAATATATGGGTTCGAATTATTTGATAGGTCTACAGGTGTGAACAAACATAAGGTAAGAGATACGGAACTCATAGAAGATGGTTCAATAGTAAATTTTAAAGATGGAAGTCATGTTATTGTGCGTAAAAAAATATATTAA
- a CDS encoding recombinase family protein, translating to MVVKVDGTPLSKTKVAIYTRVSTEKQSSEGYSLEAQHDQLIEYVNSNNMQLIKLYSDPGVSAKNLKRPGVQELIRDLESGMFDTVIIHKLDRLTRNISDLYDLVELVNAKNVKLISLSEQIDTSNPMGRMFVYLLGIFAQMFRENLGEEVTKGMRKRAEKGLHNITVDLYGYRRQDDGRLLIKEDEAEWVRFIFERYAAGDGSTMIAKYLNEHGIRRNKGSRWDHSKVLLTLENKHYCGKVHNKFKKDDEAIVRDGRHEAIVSDELFEQVQTVLSRRREGTISQNTHDYVFGGILKCGKCGYSYTGITDNRTANKNRHYVCGNKSRFGMCDQGGLSEKKLTALVFKSTYIISEEYNRKHVPKKTKSEEEEIKKAIRSSEDRRERWQLAYGDGNMPYADFSKRMQEEMIRISELEAKLSTIPKEVVSHLTPERAIKTINEIKDNWELYSQRTRKDIMQALFKKISIIKEEKNWRISEIILA from the coding sequence ATGGTGGTCAAAGTAGACGGTACCCCGTTAAGTAAAACAAAAGTTGCAATATATACAAGGGTATCTACGGAGAAGCAAAGTTCAGAAGGATATTCATTGGAAGCACAACATGACCAATTGATCGAATATGTTAATTCTAATAATATGCAGTTAATTAAATTGTATAGCGATCCTGGAGTGTCAGCAAAAAACCTCAAGAGACCTGGAGTACAAGAGTTAATTCGAGATTTAGAGTCAGGAATGTTTGATACCGTTATCATCCATAAACTAGACCGTCTGACACGTAATATTTCTGACCTCTATGATCTTGTTGAATTAGTAAACGCCAAAAATGTTAAATTGATCAGCCTATCTGAGCAGATTGATACTTCAAACCCGATGGGCCGTATGTTTGTATATTTGTTAGGCATATTCGCTCAGATGTTCCGCGAGAACTTGGGTGAAGAAGTAACCAAAGGTATGCGTAAACGTGCTGAGAAGGGATTACACAACATCACAGTGGATCTATATGGATATCGGCGGCAGGATGATGGTAGATTGCTGATTAAAGAGGATGAAGCTGAGTGGGTTCGTTTTATTTTTGAGAGATATGCTGCAGGCGATGGTTCTACTATGATAGCAAAATACCTTAACGAGCATGGCATACGCAGAAATAAAGGATCACGTTGGGATCATAGCAAGGTACTGCTAACGCTAGAAAATAAGCATTATTGCGGAAAAGTGCACAATAAGTTCAAAAAAGATGATGAGGCAATCGTAAGAGATGGACGGCATGAAGCAATTGTATCTGATGAGCTATTTGAACAAGTTCAGACAGTACTTAGTCGCCGTAGAGAAGGAACAATCTCACAAAACACACATGATTATGTGTTTGGAGGAATTTTAAAGTGTGGGAAGTGTGGATATTCTTATACAGGTATAACAGATAATCGGACAGCGAATAAAAACCGCCATTATGTATGCGGGAATAAATCCAGATTTGGGATGTGCGATCAAGGTGGCTTGTCAGAAAAAAAATTAACAGCACTTGTGTTTAAATCTACCTATATAATCAGCGAGGAATATAATAGAAAGCACGTTCCTAAGAAAACAAAGAGTGAAGAAGAGGAAATCAAGAAGGCGATACGGTCCAGTGAAGACCGCCGTGAAAGATGGCAGCTCGCTTATGGTGACGGAAACATGCCGTATGCTGATTTCAGTAAACGTATGCAGGAAGAAATGATCCGAATTAGTGAACTTGAAGCAAAGTTATCAACAATTCCTAAAGAGGTTGTTAGTCATTTAACACCTGAACGTGCGATCAAGACGATTAATGAGATTAAAGATAATTGGGAGTTATATTCACAACGAACGCGGAAAGATATCATGCAGGCGTTATTCAAAAAGATTTCTATCATTAAAGAGGAGAAAAACTGGAGGATTTCAGAAATAATACTGGCATAA
- a CDS encoding energy-coupling factor transporter transmembrane component T — MQLTFPHRETWLHHVNPTLKIVLFSLWFAAIILIHDFNVMVNVAIGSLLLLPWSGHPLRRLLLYASPFLLMFMSTSTGMMFFGKGETEWVRWGLVIITEESFYRGLHLGFRALSMAAVGLLFGLTTRPVNLFYSLMQQGRLPAKYAYSFLAAMRLVPILVEEFQTLRHALKVRGMRKRGKIFNFYQLLHRYAIPLLAQSIRRAHRIAVAMEAKRFAGEAKRTYYYVFGFTYRDVLFTVYAFSVFWLAFLVGSEWPYADITDVR, encoded by the coding sequence ATGCAATTGACCTTTCCCCACCGGGAAACCTGGCTACACCACGTCAATCCTACGCTTAAGATCGTCCTTTTCTCTCTCTGGTTCGCGGCGATTATTCTCATCCACGATTTTAACGTCATGGTAAACGTAGCCATCGGCTCGTTGCTGCTGCTTCCATGGTCCGGGCACCCATTGCGCAGATTGCTGCTATACGCCTCCCCTTTCTTGCTGATGTTCATGTCCACGTCTACGGGGATGATGTTCTTCGGCAAGGGAGAGACGGAGTGGGTCCGATGGGGATTGGTGATCATTACGGAAGAAAGCTTCTACAGAGGGCTGCACTTAGGGTTCAGGGCGCTGAGCATGGCGGCGGTTGGGCTTCTGTTTGGTCTGACGACGAGGCCGGTCAACCTCTTCTACTCCTTAATGCAGCAGGGGAGATTACCGGCTAAGTATGCTTACAGCTTCTTGGCCGCGATGCGGCTGGTGCCTATTCTCGTAGAAGAATTCCAGACCTTGCGCCACGCTTTGAAAGTCAGGGGAATGCGCAAACGAGGGAAGATATTTAACTTCTACCAGCTGTTGCACCGCTACGCGATCCCTTTGCTTGCCCAAAGCATACGACGCGCCCATAGAATAGCGGTGGCTATGGAAGCGAAGCGGTTTGCCGGGGAGGCCAAGAGAACTTATTATTATGTTTTCGGCTTTACGTACCGCGACGTCCTCTTCACCGTATATGCGTTCAGCGTATTCTGGTTGGCGTTCCTGGTCGGAAGCGAATGGCCTTACGCGGATATTACCGATGTTCGTTAA
- a CDS encoding DnaJ C-terminal domain-containing protein translates to MANKSYYDALGVSKTATKQEIKKAYQKLAKKWHPDVNKAPEAEAKFKAAAEAYEVIGNEEKRKLYDEELLYGAQRGRANGNASSGASSWDSNFGGGWSGAYSSGGAGIPEEDLFGMFFGNRGSADRAGFDFFSDSGSRRSNGSNPWGEARGAMQAQLDITLEQAYKGATVRVQIGDKTVDVHVPPRSSEGTVLKIAGNSQSGIAQGGDVLLALHILPHDIYELRNGDLNGVVEVAPWQAVLGGEVKVPLPGGGAVKLKIPAGIQSGKTLRIPGKGLKRENGANGDILFGIEIVIPESTSEAEKSLYRKLAESSSFEASAKRQSAGAQRRKSKVGN, encoded by the coding sequence GTGGCTAACAAAAGCTATTATGATGCTTTGGGCGTGAGCAAAACAGCAACTAAACAGGAAATTAAGAAGGCTTATCAAAAGCTAGCCAAGAAGTGGCATCCCGATGTGAACAAAGCCCCTGAGGCAGAAGCGAAGTTCAAGGCAGCGGCTGAGGCCTATGAAGTGATAGGTAATGAGGAGAAACGGAAGCTGTACGATGAAGAACTGCTGTATGGGGCTCAGCGTGGCAGAGCTAATGGAAACGCGTCTAGCGGAGCCTCATCTTGGGATTCAAACTTTGGTGGAGGCTGGAGTGGAGCCTATTCATCGGGAGGTGCAGGTATTCCGGAGGAAGATCTGTTCGGGATGTTTTTTGGAAATCGGGGGTCGGCGGATCGAGCGGGCTTTGACTTCTTTTCGGATAGTGGTAGCAGGCGTTCGAATGGCAGCAATCCGTGGGGTGAGGCCCGCGGTGCGATGCAGGCACAGCTGGATATTACATTGGAGCAGGCTTATAAGGGAGCAACTGTAAGAGTACAGATCGGTGATAAAACTGTGGATGTTCACGTTCCCCCAAGATCTAGTGAAGGCACAGTTTTAAAAATCGCTGGGAACTCTCAGAGTGGCATAGCTCAGGGTGGCGACGTATTGCTGGCCCTTCATATTCTTCCTCATGATATTTACGAGCTTCGAAATGGTGACTTAAACGGAGTGGTTGAAGTAGCTCCATGGCAAGCGGTATTGGGCGGAGAGGTGAAGGTTCCATTACCGGGTGGAGGTGCCGTGAAATTGAAGATTCCTGCAGGGATTCAGAGTGGCAAAACGCTGCGCATTCCCGGCAAGGGCTTGAAGCGTGAGAATGGTGCGAACGGCGATATTTTGTTTGGAATTGAGATAGTTATCCCTGAGTCAACCAGCGAAGCGGAGAAGAGTTTATACCGCAAACTTGCTGAGTCCAGTTCTTTCGAAGCTAGTGCTAAACGCCAAAGCGCTGGTGCGCAGCGCCGGAAGTCTAAAGTGGGTAATTAA
- a CDS encoding ATP-binding cassette domain-containing protein, with protein sequence MTECGVPIAAGVKNLKLKFAGEDALLFEGLSLSFRQGEKTLLLGPSGCGKSTLLQVLSGLIPGSVEVPMIAEETLVPERWGYVFQDPDTQFCMPYVDEEMAFVLENMRVPREEMEGLIRLYLAQVGLDRLDIHIAIQSLSQGMKQRLAIASVLAMEPEVIFLDEPTALLDSEGTELIWSTIRNLSEGITLIVIEHKIEGVIDFFDRIVVLSREGVVIADGSPTEIFSAKRRELQEYGIWYPGVWEDYLENKSRRLDCIARYSNANDREAVYLEMDGFRGKRGNGAVIEVGKAIVAPGQWIGVIGHNGAGKSSLLLSIMRLIKTEGICKIEGREAKHVAQAVEHIAFVFQNPEFQFVTHSVREEIEYSLLLDGVNCEIRRAKADKLMEELYLEDVASRHPYQLSMGQKRRLSVATAIVRGQRILLLDEPTFGLDARNTFSLLEKLERLLSAGASIIMVTHDARIVENFCTASWRIEDGRLTDAIDLSPPGNLATPRQSYA encoded by the coding sequence ATGACGGAGTGTGGAGTCCCTATAGCTGCGGGAGTTAAGAACTTAAAGCTTAAGTTTGCCGGCGAGGACGCCTTGTTGTTCGAGGGACTTTCTCTTTCTTTCCGCCAGGGGGAGAAAACGCTGCTGCTCGGCCCGAGCGGATGTGGGAAATCGACGCTGCTGCAGGTGTTGAGCGGTTTGATTCCTGGTTCGGTCGAAGTTCCGATGATCGCCGAAGAGACGCTTGTTCCCGAGCGATGGGGATACGTATTCCAAGATCCGGATACGCAGTTCTGTATGCCATATGTGGACGAGGAGATGGCCTTCGTTCTCGAGAACATGCGCGTTCCTCGCGAAGAGATGGAGGGTCTGATCCGTCTTTATCTCGCTCAAGTCGGCTTGGATCGTCTTGATATCCATATCGCAATCCAATCGTTATCCCAAGGGATGAAACAGCGGTTAGCCATAGCATCCGTTCTGGCTATGGAACCGGAAGTGATTTTCCTGGACGAACCGACGGCGCTGCTGGATAGCGAAGGTACGGAGCTAATATGGTCTACGATCAGAAACCTATCCGAAGGCATAACTTTGATCGTCATTGAGCATAAGATCGAAGGCGTGATCGACTTTTTCGATCGAATCGTTGTGTTATCCCGGGAAGGAGTAGTTATCGCCGACGGATCACCGACGGAAATCTTTTCAGCTAAGAGGAGAGAGCTACAAGAATACGGAATTTGGTATCCCGGCGTCTGGGAGGACTATCTCGAAAATAAATCTCGGAGGTTGGACTGCATTGCTCGTTATTCAAACGCAAACGATCGGGAAGCTGTCTATCTGGAAATGGATGGGTTTCGCGGCAAACGAGGGAACGGGGCGGTAATTGAAGTCGGGAAGGCAATCGTCGCGCCTGGTCAATGGATCGGTGTCATCGGCCATAACGGAGCGGGCAAGAGCTCTTTGCTGCTCTCGATCATGCGACTGATCAAGACGGAAGGGATATGCAAGATAGAGGGCCGGGAAGCGAAGCATGTTGCACAAGCGGTCGAGCATATCGCGTTCGTTTTTCAAAACCCCGAGTTTCAATTCGTTACGCATTCGGTACGGGAAGAGATCGAGTATTCGCTGTTGCTGGATGGCGTTAATTGCGAGATTCGGCGCGCGAAGGCGGATAAACTAATGGAAGAACTTTATTTAGAGGACGTTGCCTCGCGGCATCCGTATCAGCTGTCGATGGGGCAGAAGAGACGATTAAGCGTCGCGACGGCGATCGTGAGGGGGCAACGCATATTGCTGCTAGACGAGCCGACCTTTGGGTTGGACGCCCGGAATACGTTCTCTTTGCTCGAGAAGTTGGAGCGGCTGCTTTCGGCGGGTGCCTCGATTATTATGGTCACGCATGATGCGCGGATCGTAGAGAATTTCTGCACAGCGTCATGGCGAATCGAAGACGGGAGACTTACCGATGCAATTGACCTTTCCCCACCGGGAAACCTGGCTACACCACGTCAATCCTACGCTTAA